In the genome of Nymphaea colorata isolate Beijing-Zhang1983 chromosome 9, ASM883128v2, whole genome shotgun sequence, one region contains:
- the LOC116261436 gene encoding stem-specific protein TSJT1-like produces the protein MLGVFSSSIVTAPDELAAAGSRTPSPKTTASLLVDRFLKNSVDAVSLRLGTETILAYSHHNQDPLRPRVFASKDEIFCLFEGALDNLPSLRQQYGLAKNVNEALLLIEAYKALRDRAPYPASHVVGHLSGDFAFIVYDHATSTVFVATDQKGKIPLYWGITADGFLAFADDSDLLRGSCGKSIATFPEGCFFSTRWGDLKSYEHPKNKVTCIPATEEEIWGATFTVERAPVFAAMK, from the exons ATGTTGGGAGTGTTCAGCAGCTCGATCGTCACGGCGCCGGATGAACTGGCGGCAGCCGGCAGCCGGACCCCTTCCCCCAAGACGACGGCCTCGCTCCTCGTGGACCGGTTCCTCAAGAACTCTGTCGACGCCGTCTCCCTCCGGCTTGGCACCGAGACCATCCTCGCCTACTCCCACCACAATCAGGATCCCCTCCGCCCCAG GGTGTTCGCGTCCAAGGACGAGATCTTCTGCCTGTTCGAGGGGGCGCTGGACAACCTGCCGAGCCTGCGCCAGCAGTACGGGCTGGCAAAGAACGTGAACGAGGCGCTGCTCCTGATCGAGGCCTACAAGGCGCTGCGCGACCGGGCGCCGTACCCGGCCAGCCACGTCGTCGGCCACCTCTCCGGCGACTTCGCCTTCATCGTCTACGACCACGCCACCTCCACCGTCTTCGTCGCCACG GACCAGAAAGGGAAGATTCCCTTGTATTGGGGGATCACGGCCGACGGATTCTTGGCCTTCGCCGACGACTCCGACCTCCTCAGGGGTTCTTGTGGCAAATCCATCGCAACCTTCCCTGAAG GTTGCTTCTTCTCAACACGATGGGGAGACTTGAAGAGCTACGAGCACCCTAAGAACAAGGTCACATGCATTCCGGCAACAGAGGAGGAGATCTGGGGCGCAACTTTCACG gtCGAGAGAGCGCCAGTATTTGCAGCCATGAAATGA
- the LOC116259880 gene encoding uncharacterized protein LOC116259880 has product MDLKLQEEDDGLYFADLNKQISLLIMDDEDQSLQPLSFSSNPPTSLQAASHASQPAGMPFPAVYELYMRTESKGTGVFIPRATLPRKKCRSGRANAPHRQMAKSEQNPNLSSFFDNRACICCSQRPSRG; this is encoded by the exons ATGGATTTGAAGCTgcaagaagaagacgacggcCTCTACTTTGCTGATCTCAATAAGCAGATCTCGTTGCTCATCATGGATGATGAAGACCAGAGCCTGCAGCCGCTTTCCTTTAGCAGCAACCCCCCTACCTCTCTCCAG GCTGCTTCTCATGCATCACAGCCAGCAGGCATGCCATTTCCTGCTGTATATGAACTATATATGAGAACAGAGAGCAAGGGTACTGGAGTTTTCATCCCTCGTGCTACACTGCCAAGGAAGAAATGTCGATCTGGTAGAGCTAATGCACCACACAGACAAATGGCGAAGTCAGAGCAGAATCCTAACTTATCCAGCTTCTTTGATAACCGTGCTTGCATCTGCTGCAGTCAAAGGCCCTCAAGAGGATGA